One window from the genome of Comamonas antarctica encodes:
- a CDS encoding IS3 family transposase (programmed frameshift), which produces MKKRYSEEQIIGFLREAESGLPVAELCRRHGFSEASYYLWRNKFGGMTVSDAKRLKELETENGRLKRLLAEAMLENEITKEALRKKLVSASASRELVRHMNGQGLSERRALRVIGMSPSAYRYQPVTDRNCVLREKIIALAQRHRRYGAGMIYLKLRQAGELVNHKRVDRLYAQAGLQVKRRKRKKIPLAERHPLERPTSANQVWSMDFVFDRTAEGRSIKSLTVVDDATHEAVAIVPQRALSGNHLVRILEQLASTRGLPKAIRTDNGKEFCGRAMVSWAHARGVQLFLIEPGKPNQNAYIESFNGRFRDECLNEHWFTSLAHARVIVEAWRREYNEERPKKVLGGLTPAAYARQLMQNQLN; this is translated from the exons GTGAAAAAGCGATATAGCGAAGAACAGATCATTGGCTTCCTGAGGGAAGCTGAATCAGGGTTGCCGGTGGCAGAGTTGTGCCGCAGGCATGGATTCTCTGAAGCGAGCTACTACCTGTGGCGCAACAAGTTCGGCGGAATGACGGTCTCGGATGCCAAGCGGCTCAAGGAGCTGGAAACCGAGAATGGTCGCCTCAAGCGCCTGCTGGCCGAAGCCATGCTGGAGAACGAGATCACGAAAGAGGCTCTGCGAAAAAAGT TGGTGAGCGCATCCGCAAGCCGGGAGCTGGTGCGCCACATGAACGGCCAAGGGCTAAGCGAACGACGCGCATTGCGCGTCATTGGTATGAGCCCCAGCGCCTACCGCTATCAGCCGGTGACGGATCGCAATTGCGTTCTCAGGGAAAAGATCATCGCCTTGGCGCAACGTCATCGACGCTACGGTGCCGGCATGATCTATTTGAAGCTGCGCCAGGCCGGCGAGCTGGTTAACCACAAGCGGGTCGATCGCCTGTATGCCCAGGCCGGCCTGCAAGTGAAGAGGCGCAAGCGCAAAAAGATTCCGCTCGCCGAGCGACATCCTTTGGAGCGCCCGACGTCGGCCAACCAAGTGTGGTCCATGGACTTCGTGTTTGACCGCACAGCCGAAGGGCGCAGCATCAAGAGCTTGACCGTGGTCGATGACGCTACACACGAGGCGGTAGCCATCGTGCCGCAGCGTGCACTGAGTGGCAACCACCTGGTGCGCATCCTGGAGCAGTTGGCCAGTACGCGCGGGTTGCCCAAGGCGATCAGAACCGACAACGGCAAAGAGTTCTGCGGCCGTGCCATGGTGAGTTGGGCGCATGCGCGGGGCGTGCAGTTGTTCCTGATCGAACCGGGCAAGCCCAATCAGAACGCCTACATCGAATCATTCAATGGACGATTCCGCGATGAATGCCTGAACGAGCATTGGTTCACCAGTCTGGCGCATGCCCGGGTAATCGTCGAAGCTTGGCGCCGGGAATACAACGAGGAGCGCCCGAAGAAAGTACTGGGCGGGTTGACGCCTGCTGCCTATGCACGGCAGCTGATGCAAAACCAGTTAAATTAA
- a CDS encoding IS3 family transposase (programmed frameshift), with product MTRHTESVEVVVTDQRRRRWSVAEKAALVRRTYEPGMSVSLVTSQEGVSAGLLFQWRKLERQGALTAVSAGEAVVPASELAAARAEIAKLQRVLGKKTLENEILKEAVEYGHRKKVACALALVARGRPVKTVCRTMGLARSHVRDLLGRDDDWTDGRSHRTPRGDEELLAELRQEIAQLPSYGYRRACALVNRQRRARGAARVNAKRVYRVMAEAGLLLPKAPRRRQSARTHEGRVAVSRSDLRWCSDGLEIKYDSGQTVTATFAKDCCDREVMAWRAWEGKGLPGEPVREMLIEAVERRFGAVEAVPADQALEFLSDNGGAYIAAETRALARALGLKLINTPVCSPQSNGMAESFVNTFKRDYVARMDLRDARTVLEQLPAAFEHFNELHPHSSLKMRSPREFRRQQAALADQALYCE from the exons GTGACTAGACATACGGAGTCAGTAGAGGTAGTCGTGACGGACCAGCGCCGCAGGCGTTGGTCCGTCGCTGAGAAGGCAGCGCTGGTGCGCCGCACGTACGAGCCAGGCATGAGCGTGTCGCTGGTCACTAGCCAGGAAGGCGTCTCCGCGGGGCTGCTGTTCCAATGGCGCAAGCTTGAGCGCCAGGGCGCTTTGACCGCTGTCTCCGCTGGTGAAGCAGTCGTTCCGGCATCCGAGCTGGCGGCGGCCCGGGCAGAAATCGCCAAGCTTCAGCGCGTGCTCGGCAAGAAGACCCTTGAGAACGAAATCCTCAAGGAGGCCGTGGAGTACG GCCACAGAAAAAAAGTGGCTTGCGCGCTCGCCCTTGTTGCCCGGGGAAGACCAGTGAAGACGGTCTGCCGGACGATGGGGTTGGCGCGCTCGCATGTGCGTGACCTGCTGGGGCGTGATGATGATTGGACCGATGGTCGCAGCCACCGCACGCCTCGCGGCGATGAAGAGCTGCTGGCCGAACTGCGCCAGGAGATTGCGCAGCTGCCAAGCTATGGCTACCGCCGTGCCTGCGCCCTGGTGAACCGCCAACGCAGGGCGCGAGGCGCTGCAAGGGTCAACGCCAAACGCGTCTATCGCGTCATGGCAGAAGCGGGCCTGCTACTGCCTAAAGCACCGCGTCGGCGCCAGTCCGCACGCACGCATGAAGGCCGCGTGGCTGTCTCGCGCAGCGACCTGCGCTGGTGCTCCGATGGCCTGGAAATAAAGTACGACTCAGGCCAGACCGTGACTGCCACGTTCGCCAAGGACTGCTGTGACCGGGAGGTAATGGCTTGGCGTGCCTGGGAGGGAAAAGGCCTGCCAGGCGAGCCGGTGCGCGAGATGCTCATCGAAGCCGTGGAGCGCCGCTTCGGGGCAGTGGAGGCAGTTCCCGCAGACCAAGCGCTGGAGTTCCTGAGCGACAACGGCGGAGCCTACATCGCGGCCGAAACACGGGCGCTGGCACGCGCGCTGGGCCTCAAGCTCATCAACACCCCGGTCTGCAGCCCGCAGAGCAACGGCATGGCCGAGAGCTTCGTGAACACCTTCAAACGCGACTACGTGGCACGCATGGACCTACGTGACGCGCGAACGGTGCTGGAGCAACTGCCAGCGGCCTTTGAGCACTTCAACGAGTTGCATCCGCATTCTTCGTTGAAAATGCGTTCGCCTCGGGAGTTCAGGCGGCAACAGGCCGCATTAGCTGACCAAGCGCTTTATTGCGAATAG
- a CDS encoding helix-turn-helix domain-containing protein encodes MQKSLYTQENKILLQLLYETRKMAGLTQVQLGALLDEDQTFVSKVESGLRRLDLIELNAWCVAVGLSLPTFIARYERSLGRTA; translated from the coding sequence ATGCAAAAGTCGCTCTATACGCAAGAGAACAAAATCCTCCTTCAGCTCCTCTACGAAACCAGAAAGATGGCTGGACTCACGCAGGTCCAACTTGGTGCATTACTGGATGAAGACCAAACTTTTGTGAGCAAGGTGGAGAGTGGCCTGCGGCGTCTGGATTTGATTGAGCTAAATGCCTGGTGCGTAGCAGTTGGGCTTTCTTTACCGACTTTCATCGCACGATATGAGAGAAGTCTAGGGCGGACCGCATAG